The genomic segment GCATTTGTTATCACTAAGCGTACTGACAACCGTATTGGTATTAGTGCTCGTAGTTTAGGTGAAATCAATGTACAGGTCATTATGGAACAACTAGGTGGTGGCGGACATTTATCTAATGCAGCTACGCAATTAGAAAATATTACGATAAAAGAAGCAAAAGAACAATTGCGTGAGGTTATTTTAAACCAAACTAAGGAGGAATAAAATTATGAAAGTTATATTTTTAGCAGATGTAAAAGGTAAAGGAAAAAAAGGCGAGGTAAAAAACGTTGCTGATGGGTACGCACATAACTTTTTACTAAAAAATAATTTAGCTAAAGAAGCTACTTCAGCTAGTATTAGTGAATTGAATGGTAAAATAAAAGCGGATGAAAAAAAAGAAGAAGAGATTCTACAAGAAGCTAAAAAGGTAAAAGAATTTCTCGAAAAAGATGAAAATGCAATCGAGATTAAAACAAAAGCTGCTGAAGATGGTCGTTTGTTTGGTTCAGTTACAACAAAACAAATCGCTGCTGCAGCACAAAAGCAGTTAAACATAAAACTTGATAAACGTAAAATAGAATTACCCGTTCCAATCAGAAGTTTAGCTTCAATGAAAATCGACGTGAAAATTCATCCTGAAGTAGTTGCAACAATTACTGTCAGAGTTTTACCAGAAAATTAAATGAATGAAACAAAACATTTGGCTTAAAAACATTTTAAGAGCCAAATGTTTTTTGTTTA from the Carnobacterium inhibens subsp. inhibens DSM 13024 genome contains:
- the rplI gene encoding 50S ribosomal protein L9, with the protein product MKVIFLADVKGKGKKGEVKNVADGYAHNFLLKNNLAKEATSASISELNGKIKADEKKEEEILQEAKKVKEFLEKDENAIEIKTKAAEDGRLFGSVTTKQIAAAAQKQLNIKLDKRKIELPVPIRSLASMKIDVKIHPEVVATITVRVLPEN